ACTTTCAGCTGCGGATTTAAGTGTATTGTACATAAGCATCGTAATGGTCATAGGACCTACTCCTTTTGGTACTGGAGTGATATATCCTGCTTTCATAGACACCTCATCAAAAGCTACATCACCGCAAAGCTTTCCAGATTCATTGCGGTTAATGCCTACATCAATTACGACTGCGCCATCTTTTACATGTTCTGCCTTAATAAAGTTTGGAATTCCAACTGCAGCAACAAGGATATCCGCATGTTTTGTATGGAACATTAAATCTTTCGTTTTTGAATGACAATATGTTACAGTTGCATGTTGATTAAGGAATAATTGTCCTACAGGCTTGCCGACAATATTGCTTCTTCCAACCACAACAACATGCTTCCCTGAAATGGAAATACCTGTTTCTTCAAGTAACACCATAATTCCGTAAGGTGTACATGGCAAGAAAGCATTTTGTCCAGTCATCATCCTGCCAATATTAATCGGATGGAAACCATCGACATCCTTTAATGGAGAGATGGATTCAATTACCTTTTTTTCATCAATATGCTTTGGAAGTGGGAGCTGGACCAAAATACCATGAATCTCAGGGGCTACGTTCAATTCTGCAATTTTTGCGAGTAATTCCTCCTCAGATACCTCTTCTTGCATTTCAATTAATAAAGAGTACATACCAAGTTCTTTACATGCTTTTTCTTTACTTGTTACATATGTCCGAGATGCATGATTATTTCCTACGAGAATAACGGCTAATCCTGGTGTAACACCCTGACTTTTAAGGTTTTCAACCTCTTCAGCAATTTCTAATCTTTTTTTTGAGGCGATTTCTTTTCCATTAATAATTTGAGCAGTCATTGTCATTTCTCCCCTTATCCCGAGAACCCAATCAATTAATTAGTAAGAAGCTTTTGTTTCACCTTCGAAAGAACACCATTAATAAACTTACTTGATTGGTCATCCCCATAAATTTTAGCTATCTCTATCGCTTCATCTAAAATAACATTTTCCGGAACTTCATTTCGGAAATATTTCAATTCATATGTAGCAATTCTTAATAAATTTCGATCAACCGTTGCTAATCGGTCGAGTGACCATTTTTCAAGATTTTGCATGATTAATTCATCAATTTCAGCTTTATGCTCAATAACCCCTAGAACTAGTTTTGATAGATACTCGTCACCTGCCTCCCCTTCCAAAACATGTTCAATTGCTAATGATGGTTCAGTGTTACTTACATCGATTTGAAAAAGAGCCTGTAGTGCTTTTTCCCTAGCTGTTCTTCTTTTCATTATACCGTTAACTCCTTTAGTTATATTAAATTATTTTTGTCGATATTTCATACATGAATTGTAATTAAAGCAAATAAGCTTGCTTGTACATAAAAAGATAATAGCATAACTAAATGAGAATCGCACACTAAGGTTGATTTTTTATTATTTAGAATCATTTAATAAAAAAAACCAAAGGAATCATTCCCTTGGTTCAATATATTAAAGTTCTGAATCAATCTCAAGTTCATTCTTTTGCGCTTCAAATTGAATTCCTACAACGTGAATGTTTACTTCCTCTGCATCTAATGCCGTCATATTTAGCAGTGCTTGACGAATATTATCCTGTATTTTGCCTGCAACACTCGGAATAGAAATGCCGAACTTCATTAAACAATACACATCAACTTTTATTCCTGATTCAGTTAGTTCCACTTTCACGCCTTTACCGTGGTTTTTTTTCCCTAAGCGTTCTACAACACCAGTAGCAAAATTGCCGCGCATACCTGCTACACCTTCAACCTCGGAAGCAGCAATCCCTGCAATAACCTCAATTACTTCAGGAGCAATTTCAATTTTCCCATGTCCATTATTTCCATGATCCATTTCCAAGACACTAAACTCGCTCATTTAGTACACCTCCAGATATTAGATAGACTTCATCACATCATGCAATTCCAGAAATTTTGTATTAAAGCTGCCTTCTACAAATTTTTCATGCTCAAGCAATTTTAAATGAAACGGTATCGTGGTATGGATGCCTTCAACAACAAACTCACTTAAGGCACGTTTCATTCTTGATATTGCTTCATCCCTGGTGCTGCCATATGTTATGACTTTCGCAATCATGGAATCGTAGTAAGGCGGAATCGTGTATCCTGGATAAGCTGCTGAATCAATACGAACACCTAATCCACCAGGCGGTAAATACATATTAATTTTCCCGGCAGAAGGGAGAAAGTTCTTCTCAGGATTTTCTGCATTTATCCGGCATTCGATTGCCCATCCTGTAAAAGTGACATCCTGCTGATTAATTGTTAGTTTTTCGCCGCTTGCCACTCGAATCTGCTCTTTTACCAGGTCTATTCCAGTGACCATTTCTGTTACGGGATGCTCCACCTGAATCCTTGTGTTCATTTCCATAAAATAAAATTTACGATTGCGGTAGTCATATATAAATTCTACCGTGCCAGCACCTGAATAATCAACTGCTTTTGCAGCTTTTACTGCTGCTTCACCCATTTCAGAGCGAATTTCTCCGTCTAAGGCAGGTGAAGGCGTTTCTTCAAGAAGCTTTTGCAGCCTGCGTTGGATGGAGCAATCTCTTTCTCCTAAATGAATGGTGTTACCGTAAGTATCACCTAGGACCTGAATTTCAACATGGCGGAAATCCTCAATATATTTTTCTATGTATACGCCAGGGTTTCCAAATGCCGTTAAAGCTTCTTGCTGGGTAATATTTATGCCTTTTATTAATTCCTGTTCATTTTTAGCCACGCGAATGCCTTTACCGCCTCCGCCTGCAGTCGCTTTTATTATTACCGGGTATTCAATCTTCTTAACAAGTTCAAGTGCTTCATCGATATCATTTATGATTCCAGTTGAACCAGGAACAATTGGAACGCCGGCTTCACGCATTGTTTCTCTTGCAATATCCTTTGTACCCATTTTTGTGATGGCCTCAGGACTTGGGCCCACAAATGTAATATTACATTCGCGGCAAAGTTCTGCGAAATCTGCATTTTCAGCCAGGAAACCATAGCCTGGATGAATGGCATCACAGGCAGTCAGCTTAGCGACACTAATAATATTTGTTACGTTTAAATAACTGTCTTTTGATGGTGTGGGTCCAATACAATAAGCTTCATCTGCCAATTGGACATGCAATGCCTCACGATCTGCTTCGGAGTAAACAGCTACGGATTCAATGCCCATTTCTCGACAGGCACGTATAATCCTCACTGCAATTTCTCCTCTGTTTGCAATTAACAGTTTTTTTATCATCCTGTTACCGCTCCTTACTCAGGCTTTACTAAAAATAAAGGCTGTCCGTATTCTACTAATTGGCCATTTTTAACAAGTACTTCAACAATTTCACCGTTTACCTCTGCTTCAATCTCATTGAATAGTTTCATCGCTTCTACGATACAAACGATGGAATCCTTTGAGACCTTAGAACCTGCTTTTACATATACGTCTGATTCTGGGGTTGGCGAGGCATAGAAAGTTCCCACCATAGGCGAGGTTATTTTGTGTAAATTTGCAGTATCCGCCGGCTTCAACGATTCTTCCTTAGTAGTCTCCTGTATAACTCCTTGAACTGGGGCAGAAGTTGCTGCAGCAGCGACAGGAGTTGGTTGGACAACCGGTGCTATTTCACCTACGGGTACTGCCGGACTCACTTGTGAAACAATTGTGGTTGAGGTATTTTTCTTCATTTTAATTTTTGAACCGTCATATTCATATTCAAATTCATCAATACTAGACTGGTCAACTAATTTAATTAATTCACGAATTTCTTGTACTTTTAACATTGAGTTACACTCCTTGTACAACATTAATTAGGACTTACTACTAATACTATACGATAATATTAAGTAATAGTTCAATATTTTAAATCCGAAGTATATGAACATTTCACTATTTGCCCCCTATCATCATAATCTTTTTATGATAAAAAAGGAATTTTGAATGTTCCAATCACCTCAAATGAATAGTTTCCCCTATGCATAATGTTATTAAACAATGGAAAAAAGGAAAGTCTAGACTTTCCTTTTAATGAATTAATTCATAGGACTTTGAGAATTCTATCTTCAGCGCTTAGGGGCTTCCAGGTTTCTTAGTTATTTTGACGGCTGGTATTCAACTGTTACATAATTGGTTTCGTCAATTTCTTTTTTCACTTCTAGCATAATCTTGTTGGCCTCTGAGGCGGAAGGCTTTTTCTTAGATTTAACCGTTACAATTACTTTCGGTCCGTCGGCTCTAACAAGGACATCATCAAAACCCATTGTTTTAATAAAAGATTCAAGCAATTGTTCACTTTGGGCTGTTTTATTTAATTGATCCATTTGGTCTTTCACTTTGCTTTTTTCATCTGGTGAAAGATCAGTGGAGGCTATCTCGTCTGTAAATTCTTCTTGCTGCTTGCTGCGTTGGTCCTCGAGCTTCATTCGAAGATCTTCAAATGCTGCATCACCTGCTACAGAAGTTACAACTGTTTTTCCGTCTTTGGTTTCTGTTTTTGTTTTACCTTGATTTTGATCTTTAGGCTTTTGTTGTACAGCAGCAATGTCTTTGTTCTTTTGCTCAGGAGACGTAATGTAATAAACCGATAACACAACTACTAAACTCAACATTGTTAATAACCAAACAGTTTGTTTTTTCAAAAGCATATAGGAAATCCCCCTTTTATTTTTTAGGCATGACAGCAACTCGATGGCTTGGCACTCCTAAAGCCCGAGTGACTGCTTCCCTAATCCATTTTTTTACCTCGATATTATCTGCTCCCTTTGCAACCACAAGTACACCGCGAATCTCAGGCTTTTTGGTTTCTACAACAATTGGAACCTCTTTTTCTCCTTCACGGATAATGACCAGTTGTTCATCTGTTGAAGAATCTACAACCTTACGCTGCCCGCCTTCACGATCCGTTTCATCTGTTGCTTGTGATTTGGTCACCCTATTTTTCTCAAGTATTTTCTTATCAGTTGAATCTATTGTCACCAAAACGGTAACATCATCATCCCCCAGCATTTCCTGTAAGGCTTTCTTCATCTGATTTTCATATTTTTCCTCATATTCAGCAATCGCCTTATTGCCGGAACTCTTTTTCATACCGAATGCCGGAACATCTTCAGAAGGTGCTTTTTCGTTCGTTGCCGTGGGTAACGAAGCAGGATTTGTGCCATTTTTAAATAAAATATTCCCTGCAAGCATAAACGCGGCACCAATACATAGGACAAGGAGCATATATTGGTACTTACCGAGTTTCTTATCGCCCTTATCATCCTGTTTGAATATATTTTTGAGCCACGATAATGGTCCTTTGTTGTTATCCATTCTTCTTTTTAATCCCCCCTTCAATCAAAACTTCCACTGCTTCCTCTGTTACGTTCCATTTCTGTGAAAGAAATGCGGCGATTTTTTCTGTTTCTTCTGTTGATCCTTTGGTTGGAAGAGGTTTTTCTGTGTTTATTTCGATTTGCTTAATTGCCTCGACTGTCTTCACGCCATGTTCTGGCTGTTTTAGGTGAACCAAAACCTTTTGGAGGTTTTCAGGGAATGTTTGGTCGCTTTTATCATTTATGGCTAGATCAATTTTTTCAATCTCCAATCCGTATTGTTCCATCAACTCCTCCTTAACGCCTTTTTTTAGCTGGACAGCCAATTCTTCTAAAATATATGCATGTTGTGAGGCTTGTATTTCTTTTTTCTTAAAATCTATTAAATTTTTCATATTTTTTTCTCCCGGAGATTGAAATGAAGGAATAGAACCAAGTGCTGATTCAAAGTCCTTGGAGATCAATTTAAAGATAGGGGCAAGAATAATCGCAATTAAGAGCAGACCTGTAACCATCTTGGTATATTTTTGCATGCTAGAATTTGGCAGCAGCATATCAATGACAGTAGCTAACAGGATAAAAAGAATAATATTCGTTACCCACTCTCTCAAAAACTCCATTCTAATTTCCCCCCTATCTCATCATCATCGTTAAATTTCCAGCCGCCACAATAACTGTAATACTTAAAAAGAACATCAGTGACACAATCCCCAGGGCAGCAAAGACGTAAATGACGCTTTTACTGATAATATCAAGACATTTAATCACCGGACCGCCGCCTAGAGGCTGAAGGAGAGCTGCAGCAAATTTATAAATAAAAGCAATCATTAATATTTTAATAGCTGGAAAGGCGACAATAATGAGCAGGATGGCAACACCTGCAATGCCAACTGAATTTTTTAAAAGCACCGATGCACTTACGACTGTATCTGTGGCATCGGTAAACATTCTCCCAATGACAGGAATGAAGTTTCCTGTTACGAATTTCGCAGTTCTTATTGCTACGCCATCTGTTACAGCTGCTGATGCACCCTGTACAGAAATAACCCCAAGAAAAATCGTTAAGAAAAGCCCCATTAACCCGATGCTCCAGTTTCTTAAAAGAGCAGCTAATTGTGACACCTTATATTGTTCAGACATCGTGCTGACAATACTGAGCAAGGTGGCTAAAAAGAGGAGCGGCAGGATCACATATTGCATAAACATTCCGCTTATATTCATTAAAAATAAAATGACTGGATGAAAGAATGCCGCAGATACAAGCCCTCCTGAAGCGGCTATTAGCGCAAGCAGGAGAGGAACAAGTGCAAGGACAAAGGAAGTCATCGTCCCAATTGCTTCATTTGTATACCTGATCGAGATATGAAAACTATTAAGAGCTAGGATGACCAGAACCATATACACAATGGAATAGGCAACCTTACTAATAGCGCTCTTCTCGAAAGCATTTTGCATGGATTGAAGAAACATACTAAAAATTGTTAACAAAATTAATGATCCAAGTAATTTTCCATTCGCAACAAACTCATGAAAGACAAACTTTAATGCTGCCAGCCCCCATTGTTTAAATGAGAATTTTTTATCGCCTTTAACGAAATCATATAAGCTGCCTTTTTGGCTTTCCGGAAGAAAACCGCCATATTTATTGGTAATATCCTCCCAAAAATGTTTTAGTTCGGTTAAGTCCAAAGTTTTAAGCTGTTCATCTACCAATTCCTGTGGAGAAAGCGGATTAGAGGTGTCTTTAGATTCTTCGGCAGCTTGGACATTTGGAATAAACAAAAAATAAATAAGAAGAACGATGGTAGGAATAATCTGCAGCCTCTGCTTCAATTTTTACACCTCTTTAGAAAAGCGTAAGCGCCCATTTTCTGACGTATAGACTGGAGCACTCCGAATGAGATAAAGGAAAATCGAAAAGCGGAAGCGCCTTGAACAGGGGCTTATGCCCCCGAGCCCCTGGGCGCTGGAGCTAGACAATTGTCTTAGCTCGGAATTAGTTTGATAATGGTCTCAATCAAAACAGTTAATATAGGTATCGCCATGGCGAGAATGATGATTTTTCCTGCTAATTCAATTTTGGAGGCAATTGCTCCCTGGCCTGCATCCTTGGTGATTTGGGTGGCAAATTCGGCAATATAGGCAATTCCAATGATTTTAAGGATCGTTTCAACATAAACCATATTTACCTTTGCGTTCACTGCCAGCTTTTCAAGCATATGAATAATTTCAAAAATCTTATCTACTAAAAAAAGAAAAATAGCACAGCCAACAAAAACGACTAAAAGAAAGGCAAAATTAGGTTTTTGCTCTTTAATAATTAAAGCAAGAAAGGTTGCGATAAGAGCCACTCCGACGATTTTTATGATTTCAATCGTAAAGCCCCCCTTTCTATTGAAACAAGAATACTGATTTTATTTTCTGGAAAAGATCATCCACTATTGAGGCGACCTGAAATAAAATATAAATAAACCCGAACAATGTAACCCATTGTGCATATTCCTTTTTGCCAACCTGGTCAAGTAGGGTGTGCAAAAAAGCCACAACAATGCCAACACCTGCGATTTTAAATATAATATCTACTTCTAAACCCA
The DNA window shown above is from Neobacillus sp. WH10 and carries:
- the folD gene encoding bifunctional methylenetetrahydrofolate dehydrogenase/methenyltetrahydrofolate cyclohydrolase FolD, with the protein product MTAQIINGKEIASKKRLEIAEEVENLKSQGVTPGLAVILVGNNHASRTYVTSKEKACKELGMYSLLIEMQEEVSEEELLAKIAELNVAPEIHGILVQLPLPKHIDEKKVIESISPLKDVDGFHPINIGRMMTGQNAFLPCTPYGIMVLLEETGISISGKHVVVVGRSNIVGKPVGQLFLNQHATVTYCHSKTKDLMFHTKHADILVAAVGIPNFIKAEHVKDGAVVIDVGINRNESGKLCGDVAFDEVSMKAGYITPVPKGVGPMTITMLMYNTLKSAAESLDLN
- the nusB gene encoding transcription antitermination factor NusB; this translates as MKRRTAREKALQALFQIDVSNTEPSLAIEHVLEGEAGDEYLSKLVLGVIEHKAEIDELIMQNLEKWSLDRLATVDRNLLRIATYELKYFRNEVPENVILDEAIEIAKIYGDDQSSKFINGVLSKVKQKLLTN
- a CDS encoding Asp23/Gls24 family envelope stress response protein, with translation MSEFSVLEMDHGNNGHGKIEIAPEVIEVIAGIAASEVEGVAGMRGNFATGVVERLGKKNHGKGVKVELTESGIKVDVYCLMKFGISIPSVAGKIQDNIRQALLNMTALDAEEVNIHVVGIQFEAQKNELEIDSEL
- the accC gene encoding acetyl-CoA carboxylase biotin carboxylase subunit; its protein translation is MIKKLLIANRGEIAVRIIRACREMGIESVAVYSEADREALHVQLADEAYCIGPTPSKDSYLNVTNIISVAKLTACDAIHPGYGFLAENADFAELCRECNITFVGPSPEAITKMGTKDIARETMREAGVPIVPGSTGIINDIDEALELVKKIEYPVIIKATAGGGGKGIRVAKNEQELIKGINITQQEALTAFGNPGVYIEKYIEDFRHVEIQVLGDTYGNTIHLGERDCSIQRRLQKLLEETPSPALDGEIRSEMGEAAVKAAKAVDYSGAGTVEFIYDYRNRKFYFMEMNTRIQVEHPVTEMVTGIDLVKEQIRVASGEKLTINQQDVTFTGWAIECRINAENPEKNFLPSAGKINMYLPPGGLGVRIDSAAYPGYTIPPYYDSMIAKVITYGSTRDEAISRMKRALSEFVVEGIHTTIPFHLKLLEHEKFVEGSFNTKFLELHDVMKSI
- the accB gene encoding acetyl-CoA carboxylase biotin carboxyl carrier protein, translated to MLKVQEIRELIKLVDQSSIDEFEYEYDGSKIKMKKNTSTTIVSQVSPAVPVGEIAPVVQPTPVAAAATSAPVQGVIQETTKEESLKPADTANLHKITSPMVGTFYASPTPESDVYVKAGSKVSKDSIVCIVEAMKLFNEIEAEVNGEIVEVLVKNGQLVEYGQPLFLVKPE
- a CDS encoding SpoIIIAH-like family protein; translated protein: MLLKKQTVWLLTMLSLVVVLSVYYITSPEQKNKDIAAVQQKPKDQNQGKTKTETKDGKTVVTSVAGDAAFEDLRMKLEDQRSKQQEEFTDEIASTDLSPDEKSKVKDQMDQLNKTAQSEQLLESFIKTMGFDDVLVRADGPKVIVTVKSKKKPSASEANKIMLEVKKEIDETNYVTVEYQPSK
- the spoIIIAG gene encoding stage III sporulation protein AG, with product MDNNKGPLSWLKNIFKQDDKGDKKLGKYQYMLLVLCIGAAFMLAGNILFKNGTNPASLPTATNEKAPSEDVPAFGMKKSSGNKAIAEYEEKYENQMKKALQEMLGDDDVTVLVTIDSTDKKILEKNRVTKSQATDETDREGGQRKVVDSSTDEQLVIIREGEKEVPIVVETKKPEIRGVLVVAKGADNIEVKKWIREAVTRALGVPSHRVAVMPKK
- the spoIIIAF gene encoding stage III sporulation protein AF, yielding MEFLREWVTNIILFILLATVIDMLLPNSSMQKYTKMVTGLLLIAIILAPIFKLISKDFESALGSIPSFQSPGEKNMKNLIDFKKKEIQASQHAYILEELAVQLKKGVKEELMEQYGLEIEKIDLAINDKSDQTFPENLQKVLVHLKQPEHGVKTVEAIKQIEINTEKPLPTKGSTEETEKIAAFLSQKWNVTEEAVEVLIEGGIKKKNG
- the spoIIIAE gene encoding stage III sporulation protein AE, yielding MKQRLQIIPTIVLLIYFLFIPNVQAAEESKDTSNPLSPQELVDEQLKTLDLTELKHFWEDITNKYGGFLPESQKGSLYDFVKGDKKFSFKQWGLAALKFVFHEFVANGKLLGSLILLTIFSMFLQSMQNAFEKSAISKVAYSIVYMVLVILALNSFHISIRYTNEAIGTMTSFVLALVPLLLALIAASGGLVSAAFFHPVILFLMNISGMFMQYVILPLLFLATLLSIVSTMSEQYKVSQLAALLRNWSIGLMGLFLTIFLGVISVQGASAAVTDGVAIRTAKFVTGNFIPVIGRMFTDATDTVVSASVLLKNSVGIAGVAILLIIVAFPAIKILMIAFIYKFAAALLQPLGGGPVIKCLDIISKSVIYVFAALGIVSLMFFLSITVIVAAGNLTMMMR
- the spoIIIAD gene encoding stage III sporulation protein AD, which translates into the protein MEIIKIVGVALIATFLALIIKEQKPNFAFLLVVFVGCAIFLFLVDKIFEIIHMLEKLAVNAKVNMVYVETILKIIGIAYIAEFATQITKDAGQGAIASKIELAGKIIILAMAIPILTVLIETIIKLIPS
- the spoIIIAC gene encoding stage III sporulation protein AC, which gives rise to MGLEVDIIFKIAGVGIVVAFLHTLLDQVGKKEYAQWVTLFGFIYILFQVASIVDDLFQKIKSVFLFQ